From the genome of Malus sylvestris chromosome 13, drMalSylv7.2, whole genome shotgun sequence:
aagcacttaaaaaacAGCCAAAAAAACCAGAGGGAAAAATGTCCAACAAGTCACCAATCTTTCCTATGCCACAACCCCAACACTTCAGCGACTACGGCTTCGACCCCCAAGTCGACTACTTTCAGgtcccttttctttcttctctactctctctctctctctctctctctctctctgtgcaaccaattttattttttgatctgACCCATTTCTTTTCATGTCAAAAAAATGAAGGTTTTGGAGGAAGCAAGGAGGCACAAGCGGGAGAAGACGAGATCCATAGACTCCAAACACTTCAAGCTCCAAAAGCGCATCTCAAAAGACGACTCCAGAAAGCCCCACCACAACAAAACCAATAAGAAGCGCTGGTGGAAAAGCGCTCTGCTTTTCTTCAAATGGAACAAGCTGACacctcaccaccaccaccaccatgtcTCCGCCATccgcggcggcgatgaagatGTTCACCACGCCAGGGCCAAAGCCTTCCGGGGATCGATTTGTGGGCCGGTTTATATCACTGAAAGCCGAAGCGGGTTGTGCACTCCTTGCCTGAGTACTAGACGGCCGTCGTCTCGGCCGCTCGCCGGGACTATGTCTCCGGCGAGTAAGGATGAGATGGGCATTCCTTACCTGAACCTGAGGGAGCTTAACATGGAGCAGCAGCAACAGAGGAACTCTATCTCTGCCGTGCCTATATATTTGGTTACTTAATTAGTATTTCAGGTGTTTACATTCAATTAAGGGGTTTTTAAACATTAGTTCTTGTAAAaggttaaaagttaaaaaaaaataaaaaatctggtactaaattacatattcaatttaatcttttaaagtgtatttttattaaaaatgttattcattttttgttatttaatgtgtatttttatttaatctctccactttaaattttaattttattaatatgcacatatttagtACTTTAATTTAATTCCATTCTTAGTCTTTTGGAGAGCCTATATATTTTACTAATTGCTTTTCTTTGGATTAATTAAGCGGGATGCTAAATGGGGGTGGATTTGTTTGTCCGTTTTTGGTTTTTGCAAACTGCAAAGGCGTTTGATCCTTTGGAGGAAAGCTAGATCCTCCTTTTGGTGTTTGTTGTTGCTCATTCTTATATTTTGTTATGTCTATTAACTGTTCTTGCAAACGGCAAAGGCGTTTGATCCTTTGGAGGTCATGAATTTTATGCCACTCGCTGACTTAATGTGACAAAAATGGTGATGGATATTTTTTTTGACCAGGGCAATAAGATGTACAAGCTCAATGGCTTAATGTGACCAAAACATTATATGCCAACTGCCAAGCAGAAGGAGCAGATAATGAAAGGGGATATAAGGGAATGATGAGTCGGTTTCATGGAGCTCCCTATTCGTGTTTGGTTTTACACATTGTGGAAGATTCGAAGGCCCTGCTGTTTACCGCTGCCCACACGCGCCGCTAAGCTAATGAGGCTGCTCATCATCTCGCACGTTACGCTCTCTCTTCCGATATTCTTCTTGATGTTTTGTTGTCTGATTGTAATGTGCTACTGTTTTCCTCTTCCTAATGAATACAGATGCCGTTgctttgaataaaaaatttgaaaagcaCAAGGCGaagagaaagaaacaaaacgcAACGCTCCAAATTAAGGAGCGGCGGgcaacaaacaaacaaccacATCTCACCACGTCATTTCGCAATCTTCTCTACAACCTAACCTGCTCACCACGTCATTTCGCAATCCATGTTAccgttttattttgtattaagaGATGCAAAAAAGATTCCCTTCAAGTAAAATTTTATATAGATTGTTTTGTCATATCGCagtttaacattaatttttatagatattataaaattttataaaaataatataatgtgGTTGAAAGTTCATCGAGAGTTTCAGTTTTGAGAAAATTCCCTTAGCATGATGTAATGGCTAACAAAAGAATTATTCTATTATATCCACAGAAGAAGTCAGAGATTGAGGAGCTGACAAATGATCCATGGGAACTTCTTCgaattttgaaaataattaGTAAAACACGTCAACTTCTAACGacattttaaattataaaaGACTAATAAAAGTTATCGACAAAATTTGAATCTAAAAatgatgaattaaaaaaaaaagttcgcCCCCAACTATGGAAGACTAAATATTAccccttatttttattatatagcCCTTCTAACACAGTGGCGAAACCAAGATTTCTCGGGAGGAGGGGCGAACTTAAAAGAATGCaaggttaaagaaaaatggcaacaactaaatctttttatataataatatcttccataattaatcaatacaaacaaattacaattgttgccgGCAAGGTTTCAGATCATGAAAACGtcgcataataggctcattatcaataaaaacaaatacatctttctcaatgtaaataagcatgctatcactcaaccattgatctccatTTTGTAACGCAATGGTGCCCCCCCCATAAAAGCAGTTTCTCACAAATCATttgatattaatattttcagGGCCATGGAAGGCAAGCTTAAATCCAGTCCCCTAGTGTGGA
Proteins encoded in this window:
- the LOC126595622 gene encoding uncharacterized protein LOC126595622; translated protein: MSNKSPIFPMPQPQHFSDYGFDPQVDYFQVLEEARRHKREKTRSIDSKHFKLQKRISKDDSRKPHHNKTNKKRWWKSALLFFKWNKLTPHHHHHHVSAIRGGDEDVHHARAKAFRGSICGPVYITESRSGLCTPCLSTRRPSSRPLAGTMSPASKDEMGIPYLNLRELNMEQQQQRNSISAVPIYLVT